A region of Salvia splendens isolate huo1 chromosome 17, SspV2, whole genome shotgun sequence DNA encodes the following proteins:
- the LOC121774479 gene encoding uncharacterized protein LOC121774479, translating into MQRQLDEQNVRPVPVQNLFAYRQVTNPPVNNAGIAANSFELRPGLIDRAEANAFGGTGSEDANKHLTKFIQISNTVKVNGVTDEQVRLRLFPFSLKDDARDWYDSMGPNSVPTWDAMVELFLEKYYPPSEALKRQAEVIQYKMQPQENIMEAWKRFKQLMRRCPNHGLSPGQQILTFYRGGTLEAMRELNMSAGGSLLKLGEAEALEVIERVASNDDGWRNDRSKSYRVASTSDFDRMDTISKQLEFLTDKLGYMGTRQVGTEMQQGVEDVNYVYQGGNSRNFNNYRPNLGGGNYNHYGNKVHPNLSYGNPNNALQPPPGFQVSDGQIIEPKKDELKDVLMAFMKQTGECMKDSNKRLVQVEANVNALNIHMKSIDNQMSQVSQAVGIQHQPGQFPSQTVVNPKDCKDCKAINLRSGKSYEGPTMPAEKEKISQDETVVEEVVEEEEPVEEVPPPKASTVIPAPPAEVKIPFPQRVQKKKLDDHFSRFLDIFRKVNINIPLVEALQQMPTYAKFLKDVLSKKKKWTDYETVNISENCSAIIQKKLPAKLKDPGSFNISCVIGNDRQTKAICDLGASINLMPLSFFRKMKIGTLKPTTITLQMADRTVTYPKGIVEDVLVMVHDFIFPVDFVVLDMEEDVNVPLILGRPFLATGKALIDVANGELTLHMGNKRHILSIYNAMKSREEEKLVMKKECKAVHVVEVQKAQEIESTFGDFSLPQWMFASFGGSISKEETTSNPKVKVKKTKS; encoded by the coding sequence ATGCAGAGGCAATTGGATGAGCAGAACGTGAGGCCAGTGCCCGTACAAAATCTGTTTGCCTACAGACAGGTTACTAATCCACCAGTCAACAATGCGGGGATAGCGGCCAATAGCTTTGAATTGAGACCGGGGTTGATAGACAGAGCAGAAGCAAACGCATTTGGTGGAACAGGCTCAGAAGATGCCAACAAGCACCTCACCAAATTCATACAAATCAGCAACACAGTGAAGGTGAACGGAGTCACAGATGAGCAAGTCCGCCTCAGATTATTCCCATTCTCTTTGAAAGACGATGCAAGGGACTGGTATGACAGCATGGGTCCTAACTCTGTGCCCACATGGGATGCAATGGTGGAGCTGTTCTTGGAGAAATACTATCCACCTAGCGAGGCACTCAAACGCCAAGCAGAGGTCATTCAATATAAGATGCAACCTCAGGAGAACATTATGGAGGCCTGGAAAAGATTCAAGCAGTTGATGAGAAGATGCCCCAACCACGGGTTAAGCCCGGGGCAACAAATCTTAACCTTCTACAGGGGAGGCACGCTGGAGGCAATGCGCGAATTGAACATGAGCGCCGGAGGATCTCTCTTGAAGTTGGGAGAAGCTGAAGCACTTGAGGTGATTGAGAGAGTGGCTTCAAATGATGATGGATGGAGAAACGATAGAAGCAAATCCTATAGAGTGGCATCCACCTCCGATTTTGATAGGATGGATACAATATCCAAGCAGCTGGAATTCCTAACTGACAAGCTTGGGTATATGGGAACAAGACAGGTTGGGACAGAGATGCAACAAGGAGTCGAAGATGTAAACTACGTTTACCAAGGTGGCAATAGCAGAAATTTCAACAATTACCGCCCCAACCTAGGAGGAGGCAATTACAACCACTATGGGAACAAGGTGCATCCCAACTTGTCCTACGGGAACCCAAATAATGCCTTGCAACCACCACCCGGATTCCAGGTATCAGATGGCCAAATCATAGAACCGAAGAAGGATGAGCTGAAAGATGTGTTAATGGCTTTTATGAAACAAACGGGAGAGTGCATGAAAGACTCCAACAAAAGGCTAGTGCAGGTTGAAGCTAATGTGAATGCCTTGAATATTCACATGAAGAGCATCGATAACCAGATGAGCCAGGTTTCACAGGCTGTGGGTATTCAGCATCAACCAGGCCAATTTCCTTCACAAACGGTTGTAAATCCTAAAGACTGTAAGGATTGCAAAGCCATTAATCTGAGaagtggaaagagctatgaaggcccaaCCATGCCTGCAGAGAAGGAGAAAATCTCTCAAGATGAGACAGTGGTAGAAGAGGTGGTGGAAGAAGAAGAACCAGTGGAAGAGGTGCCGCCTCCCAAGGCAAGTACCGTGATACCTGCACCCCCTGCTGAGGTTAAGATCCCATTTCCACAGCGCgtgcagaagaagaaactagATGATCACTTCTCTAGGTTTCTTGACATATTTAGAAAAGTGAACATCAACATCCCGTTGGTAGAGGCGTTACAGCAAATGCCTACATATGCAAAGTTTCTAAAAGATGTGctctccaagaagaagaagtggaCTGACTATGAGACGGTGAACATATCTGAAAACTGTAGTGCCATAATTCAGAAAAAGCTACCGGCCAAGCTTAAAGATCCTGGGAGTTTCAACATCTCATGCGTCATTGGAAATGACAGACAGACAAAGGCAATTTGTGATCTGGGGGCGAGTATAAATTTGATGCCATTATCGTTTTTCAGAAAGATGAAGATCGGCACTCTCAAGCCGACAACAATCACTCTACAGATGGCAGATAGAACCGTCACCTATCCCAAAGGAATTGTTGAGGACGTTCTTGTGATGGTACACGACTTCATATTCCCCGTCGATTTTGTAGTGTTGGATATGGAAGAAGACGTGAATGTACCGCTTATCCTGGGGCGCCCATTCCTTGCAACGGGAAAAGCATTGATAGATGTAGCAAATGGAGAGCTCACTCTTCATATGGGCAACAAACGTCACATCCTATCTATCTACAATGCTATGAAGAGTCGTGAGGAAGAAAAACTTGTTATGAAGAAGGAGTGCAAAGCTGTGCACGTTGTAGAGGTCCAAAAGGCACAAGAAATTGAGTCCACATTTGGGGATTTTTCTTTACCGCAATGGATGTTTGCTTCATTTGGTGGATCAATTTCTAAAGAAGAGACTACATCAAATCCTAAAGTGAAGGTGAAGAAAACAAAAAGCTGA
- the LOC121774480 gene encoding uncharacterized protein LOC121774480, with the protein MSNKETAKEATKGFAKLDKFGGQDFRRWQKKMHFMLTNLKVVYVLSTPMPEAVESETLEQTRRRMKWENDDYICRGHILNGISDSLFDVYQNVESAKELWDSLEVKYMAEDALSKKFLVGNFINYKMVDSRPVMEQYNKLLRILGQFSQYDMKMDESIFVSSIIDKLPPSQKYFKNNLKHKKEELNLVELGSDFQIEQSIRDMEKGSVGNGKTMVGSSVDMVEEGESSKTGKEKRTFQGK; encoded by the coding sequence atgtcgAACAAGGAAACGGCGAAGGAAGCAACGAAAGGTTTCGCGAAGTTGGACAAGTTTGGTGGCCAGGATTTCAGACGCTGGCAAAAGAAAATGCATTTCATGTTGACAAATCTGAAGGTCGTGTATGTTCTGAGTACTCCCATGCCCGAGGCTGTTGAAAGTGAAACTCTAGAACAAACAAGGAGGCGGATGAAATGGGAGAACGATGACTACATATGTCGTGGTCACATCTTAAACGGTATTTCTGATTCCTTATTTGATGTGTATCAAAACGTAGAGTCTGCTAAAGAGTTGTGGGATTCCCTCGAAGTCAAATATATGGCAGAAGATGCCTTAAGCAAGAAATTTCTTGTTGGGAATTTTATTAACTATAAAATGGTGGATTCGAGGCCTGTCATGGAACAATACAACAAATTGTTGAGGATATTGGGACAGTTTTCCCAATATGATATGAAAATGGATGAATCCATTTTTGTCTCTAGCATTATCGATAAACTGCCACCCTCCcagaaatattttaaaaataatctgAAACATAAGAAGGAGGAGTTGAATCTGGTCGAACTTGGAAGTGACTTCCAAATCGAACAGTCCATACGTGATATGGAAAAAGGCTCTGTTGGTAATGGTAAAACAATGGTTGGTTCCTCTGTGGACATGGTGGAAGAGGGTGAATCCTCCAAGACTGGTAAAGAGAAACGAACATTTCAAGGGAAATGA